A stretch of the Hippocampus zosterae strain Florida chromosome 18, ASM2543408v3, whole genome shotgun sequence genome encodes the following:
- the nt5c2l1 gene encoding 5'-nucleotidase, cytosolic II, like 1 isoform X1, translated as MDTEGCFCDDSKRTRNNAHKIFVNRSLTLESIKCYGFDMDYTLAMYKSPDYESLGFELIRDRMVSVGYPHEILRYTYDPSFPTRGLVIDTTYGNLLKVDSNGNILVCSHGFSFLKGEEIDHYYPNKFIQRDDTNRFYILNTLFNLSETYLYSCLVDFFSKSTRYKLVLKGYHHGDLFMSYRSMFQDVRDAMDYIHDTGILKDQTVKNIDKYIVQNPNIIVLLSRIKKAAKVFLATNSDYNYTDAVMTYLLEHGAKQSGDPPESWRSFFDLIVVDTRKPLFFAGGTVLRQVDTNTGKLRIGTYTGALKHGTVYSGGSSELVSDLLNVKGKDILYVGDHIFGDILKSKKRQGWKTFLVVPELTKELRVWEEKKNWFEELKGLDIFLADIYKHLDSGSQDTPDISSIQTRMKILTTWMDMSYGRMGSLLRNGSRQTLFAGQLMRYADLYAASCLSLLHYPLNYLFMAPPVLMPHEAPTLNTDDFPLAPRTNCQCEQALSVTNKRP; from the exons ATGGACACAGAAGGCTGTTTTTGCGACGACTCCAAGAGGACCAGAAACAACGCGCATAA GATTTTTGTCAACAGAAGCTTGACGCTGGAGAGTATCAAATGTTATGGCTTCGACATGGACTACACACTGGCAA TGTACAAGTCTCCGGACTATGAGAGCCTTGGCTTTGAGCTGATAAGGGACAGAATGGTGTCCGTCGGCTACCCTCATGAGATTCTGCGGTACACGTATGACCCGAGCTTCCCCACAAG GGGCTTAGTGATCGACACCACATACGGCAACCTCCTGAAGGTGGACTCCAACGGGAACATCCTAGTGTGCAGTCACGGCTTTAGCTTCCTCAAAGG CGAAGAGATTGACCACTATTACCCCAACAAGTTCATCCAAAGAGACGACACGAACCGTTTCTACATTCTCAACACCCTCTTCAACCTTTCAG AGACATATCTCTACTCTTGCCTCGTGGACTTCTTCTCCAAATCTACCAGATACAAACT CGTGCTAAAAGGTTACCACCACGGCGACCTGTTCATGTCATACAGAAGCATGTTCCAAGATGTTCGCGACGCGATGGATTACATTCATGACACG GGCATCCTCAAAGACCAGACCGTCAAGAATATTGACAAATATATTGTCCAAAAT CCCAATATTATTGTTCTCTTGAGCCGAATCAAAAAGGCGGCCAAGGTGTTTCTTGCCACCAACAGTGACTACAACTACACTGAT GCTGTAATGACATACCTTCTTGAACACGGCGCCAAG CAGTCTGGAGATCCCCCAGAGTCGTGGCGCTCCTTCTTTGATCTGATCGTTGTGGATACGAGGAAGCCGCTGTTCTTCGCAGGGGGCACGGTGCTAAGACAAGTCGACACG AACACAGGGAAACTACGGATCGGGACGTACACCGGCGCACTCAAGCATGGAACGGTGTACTCCGGAG GCTCATCAGAGCTGGTGTCCGACCTGCTGAACGTCAAAGGTAAGGACATCCTCTATGTGGGGGATCATATCTTTGGCGACATCCTCAAGTCGAAGAAGCGCCAAGGCTGGAAGACGTTCCTGGTGGTTCCCGAGCTCACTAAAGAGCTACGAGTgtgggaagagaaaaaaa attggtTTGAAGAGCTGAAAGGTCTTGACATTTTCCTAGCTGATATTTACAA GCACCTGGACAGCGGCAGCCAAGACACTCCCGACATCAGCAGCATTCAGACCAGAATGAAG ATTCTGACCACCTGGATGGACATGTCTTACGGCCGGATGGGCAGCCTACTTCGAAACGGCTCCAGACAGACTCTGTTTGCCGGCCAGCTCATGCGCTACGCTGACCTCTACGCGGCCAGCTGCCTCAGCCTGCTGCACTACCCCCTCAATTACCTATTCATGGCTCCTCCCGTACTG ATGCCCCACGAGGCCCCGACACTCAACACTGACGACTTTCCTTTGGCGCCGCGCACCAACTGTCAGTGCGAGCAGGCCCTAAG CGTGACAAACAAAAGACCCTGA
- the nt5c2l1 gene encoding 5'-nucleotidase, cytosolic II, like 1 isoform X2 — MDTEGCFCDDSKRTRNNAHKIFVNRSLTLESIKCYGFDMDYTLAMYKSPDYESLGFELIRDRMVSVGYPHEILRYTYDPSFPTRGLVIDTTYGNLLKVDSNGNILVCSHGFSFLKGEEIDHYYPNKFIQRDDTNRFYILNTLFNLSETYLYSCLVDFFSKSTRYKLVLKGYHHGDLFMSYRSMFQDVRDAMDYIHDTGILKDQTVKNIDKYIVQNPNIIVLLSRIKKAAKVFLATNSDYNYTDAVMTYLLEHGAKSGDPPESWRSFFDLIVVDTRKPLFFAGGTVLRQVDTNTGKLRIGTYTGALKHGTVYSGGSSELVSDLLNVKGKDILYVGDHIFGDILKSKKRQGWKTFLVVPELTKELRVWEEKKNWFEELKGLDIFLADIYKHLDSGSQDTPDISSIQTRMKILTTWMDMSYGRMGSLLRNGSRQTLFAGQLMRYADLYAASCLSLLHYPLNYLFMAPPVLMPHEAPTLNTDDFPLAPRTNCQCEQALSVTNKRP, encoded by the exons ATGGACACAGAAGGCTGTTTTTGCGACGACTCCAAGAGGACCAGAAACAACGCGCATAA GATTTTTGTCAACAGAAGCTTGACGCTGGAGAGTATCAAATGTTATGGCTTCGACATGGACTACACACTGGCAA TGTACAAGTCTCCGGACTATGAGAGCCTTGGCTTTGAGCTGATAAGGGACAGAATGGTGTCCGTCGGCTACCCTCATGAGATTCTGCGGTACACGTATGACCCGAGCTTCCCCACAAG GGGCTTAGTGATCGACACCACATACGGCAACCTCCTGAAGGTGGACTCCAACGGGAACATCCTAGTGTGCAGTCACGGCTTTAGCTTCCTCAAAGG CGAAGAGATTGACCACTATTACCCCAACAAGTTCATCCAAAGAGACGACACGAACCGTTTCTACATTCTCAACACCCTCTTCAACCTTTCAG AGACATATCTCTACTCTTGCCTCGTGGACTTCTTCTCCAAATCTACCAGATACAAACT CGTGCTAAAAGGTTACCACCACGGCGACCTGTTCATGTCATACAGAAGCATGTTCCAAGATGTTCGCGACGCGATGGATTACATTCATGACACG GGCATCCTCAAAGACCAGACCGTCAAGAATATTGACAAATATATTGTCCAAAAT CCCAATATTATTGTTCTCTTGAGCCGAATCAAAAAGGCGGCCAAGGTGTTTCTTGCCACCAACAGTGACTACAACTACACTGAT GCTGTAATGACATACCTTCTTGAACACGGCGCCAAG TCTGGAGATCCCCCAGAGTCGTGGCGCTCCTTCTTTGATCTGATCGTTGTGGATACGAGGAAGCCGCTGTTCTTCGCAGGGGGCACGGTGCTAAGACAAGTCGACACG AACACAGGGAAACTACGGATCGGGACGTACACCGGCGCACTCAAGCATGGAACGGTGTACTCCGGAG GCTCATCAGAGCTGGTGTCCGACCTGCTGAACGTCAAAGGTAAGGACATCCTCTATGTGGGGGATCATATCTTTGGCGACATCCTCAAGTCGAAGAAGCGCCAAGGCTGGAAGACGTTCCTGGTGGTTCCCGAGCTCACTAAAGAGCTACGAGTgtgggaagagaaaaaaa attggtTTGAAGAGCTGAAAGGTCTTGACATTTTCCTAGCTGATATTTACAA GCACCTGGACAGCGGCAGCCAAGACACTCCCGACATCAGCAGCATTCAGACCAGAATGAAG ATTCTGACCACCTGGATGGACATGTCTTACGGCCGGATGGGCAGCCTACTTCGAAACGGCTCCAGACAGACTCTGTTTGCCGGCCAGCTCATGCGCTACGCTGACCTCTACGCGGCCAGCTGCCTCAGCCTGCTGCACTACCCCCTCAATTACCTATTCATGGCTCCTCCCGTACTG ATGCCCCACGAGGCCCCGACACTCAACACTGACGACTTTCCTTTGGCGCCGCGCACCAACTGTCAGTGCGAGCAGGCCCTAAG CGTGACAAACAAAAGACCCTGA
- the slc2a11l gene encoding solute carrier family 2 member 11, like encodes MSRPTMLQHLTLLWDCPLVIVVIFISGIGGTFQYGFGISSMTSPSAYIKELVNQTCIQRYDVYLRDWQVSLIWSFTVSIFCIGGLLGSLLAAPCLSTIGRRKCLLFNNLVAMVGAVLMLLSQRAMSFEMIMAGRFLYGVNAGISLCAHSLYTVECTPKILQGVVGVTIATFISMGKFVGQLLGLSELLGTEDRWPWLLGFSGFAALFQLVSLSFLPESPKFLLLNQGDQRACEKALTRLWGNKDHSVEVEEMLEEKVTLQNTRSRSVMELFRERSIRWQLITIIVTFLSLQLSGLNAVYFYSQEVFRAAGIHEDQLRYATLGTGMCETLSSLVCFVIIERAGKKVLVFAGFMAMTVALVLLTITLYLQHYIPWTSYCSMALIFIFLFSYSIGPAGVLAPLPGVIFTQAFKASAFTVGFAINWIGMFIVGMLFPILVENLDSFSFVIFLLVCLTTGLYVYFNVPEMKNKSALEIAVDFDRMHSKSGRWKGKKKDELPPNVCTTSQTKF; translated from the exons ATGAGCAGACCGACGATGCTACAGCACCTAACACTCCTG tggGACTGTCCTCTCGTGATCGTCGTCATTTTCATATCGGGGATCGGCGGGACGTTTCAGTACGGATTCGGAATATCTTCCATGACGTCCCCTTCCGCT TACATCAAGGAGCTGGTGAACCAAACGTGTATACAGAGATACGACGTCTACCTCCGAGACTGGCAGGTGTCACTCATCTGGTCCTTCACCGTCTCCATTTTTTGCATCGGGGGCTTGCTGGGCTCGTTGCTGGCGGCTCCGTGCCTCTCGACAATTGGCAG AAGAAAATGTCTGTTGTTCAACAATTTGGTGGCGATGGTCGGCGCCGTGCTGATGCTCTTGAGCCAACGAGCCATGTCCTTTGAGATGATCATGGCGGGGCGATTTCTGTACGGCGTCAACGCAG GAATCAGTCTCTGTGCTCACTCTTTGTACACCGTCGAATGCACCCCAAAGATCCTGCAGGGTGTGGTGGGTGTGACCATTGCCACTTTTATCTCCATGGGGAAGTTTGTTGGTCAGCTTTTGGGGCTCAG CGAGTTACTTGGCACAGAGGACAGATGGCCCTGGCTGCTCGGCTTCAGCGGTTTCGCTGCGCTGTTTCAGCTCGTCAGCCTCTCCTTCTTGCCGGAGTCTCCCAAATTTCTACTGCTCAACCAAGGCGACCAACGGGCTTGCGAAAAAG CTTTGACGAGGCTTTGGGGTAACAAGGACCACAGCGTGGAGGTGGAGGAGATGCTGGAGGAGAAAGTTACTCTCCAGAACACCCGAAGCCGCTCTGTGATGGagctgtttcgggagagaagcATTCGCTGGCAGCTGATCACCATTATCGTGACGTTCTTATCGCTGCAACTTTCTGGCCTCAACGCA GTGTACTTCTATTCTCAAGAAGTGTTTCGTGCAGCTGGCATTCACGAAGACCAGCTCCGATACGCCACTTTGGGAACGGGGATGTGTGAAACGTTGTCCTCGCTCGTGTGC TTCGTGATCATTGAGAGAGCAGGAAAGAAAGTGCTGGTCTTCGCAGGATTTATGGCCATGACGGTTGCGCTCGTCCTCCTCACCATCACGCTCTATCTGCAG CATTACATCCCCTGGACTTCGTACTGCAGCATGGCCCTCATTTTCATATTCCTCTTCAGTTATTCCATTGGGCCAG CCGGCGTACTCGCTCCTCTTCCAGGTGTTATTTTCACTCAGGCGTTCAAAGCGAGCGCATTCACCGTCGGCTTCGCCATCAACTGGATTGGAATGTTCATCGTGGGGATGCTCTTCCCCATCTTAGTG GAGAACCTCGATTCCTTCAGCTTTGTCATATTCCTGTTGGTGTGCTTGACGACCGGACTGTACGTGTACTTCAACGTGCCGGAGATGAAGAATAAAAGCGCTCTGGAGATCGCCGTCGACTTTGACCGGATGCACAGCAAGTCTGGAAGGTGGAAGGGGAAAAAGAAGGATGAGCTGCCACCCAACGTCTGTACAACTTCACAGACCAAATTTTAG